The Acomys russatus chromosome X, mAcoRus1.1, whole genome shotgun sequence genome segment CTCGGACGATCTACGATATCCTGTTTCTGGAAGCAGGCTTCTTCGTAAGCTAGATCTTGCTCCATCTTACTCACCAGCCATGAGTGCCCGGAGCCGGACCCTGAGCCGGACCCATCGAAATTACCCAGCTGAGATAGAAGCCACTATTGACCGCCTGATCAGCCTGCATGTGGAAGCCTCAGATACTTATCTCTCTCTGGCGTTCTTTTTCAAAGATAAGGCATCTGTGGAAGTGGCAGGCTTGATTCACTTCTTCCGAGATCTGTCTGAAGAGAAGCGCCACGGTGCCCACCTTCTCCTGATGCAAAGTCAGCAGAGCAGCTGTGACCTCTTCTCCCATGAGCAGACGATGCCCTCATATCAGTGTGATGGGATGCTGGATGCCATGGAAACTTCCTTGGCCTTGGAGAAGCACCTGTACCAAGTCCTTCTGGAGCTTCACGCCCTGAGTTCAAGCAACAGAGACCGCCACCTCTGCCATTTCTTGGAGACGCGCTTCTTAGAGAAGGAGATGAAGCTCATGAAGAAGTTGAGAGACAACCTGAGTACCCTCCGCCAGCCCACCAGCGAGGAGGTCAGCCTGAGTGAGTGTCTCCTCAAAAGGATCACGTTCACTGGTGACTAGACATTCCTGGAGTTCGTCACCCCTTGTCGAGCCGCCTCTCTTTTGCTGATAGCGGCTTCTCACCCAGCCCAGCGTCTCCTGCTAAAGCTACTTGCCAAATGGAtacaaaaatgtttctttgtgtagacaaAAACAGCTAGGTTGCGGGTGGCATGAAGAATTTGTTGTCTGACAGTCTCTAGCAGTGTTAAGTAAGCCATTCTTTTCTGAGTCTTCTGACCACTAAAGAAATGAACCTGTGTGTGCtttgtctgttaaaaaaaaatccataataaTTCGTAAAAATTGTATGCAGTCTTAGTGGGGTTGTGATTTGAACCAATTT includes the following:
- the LOC127184734 gene encoding ferritin light chain-like yields the protein MSARSRTLSRTHRNYPAEIEATIDRLISLHVEASDTYLSLAFFFKDKASVEVAGLIHFFRDLSEEKRHGAHLLLMQSQQSSCDLFSHEQTMPSYQCDGMLDAMETSLALEKHLYQVLLELHALSSSNRDRHLCHFLETRFLEKEMKLMKKLRDNLSTLRQPTSEEVSLSECLLKRITFTGD